In Natronococcus occultus SP4, the following proteins share a genomic window:
- the nikC gene encoding nickel transporter permease produces the protein MSGDAATRDADSAIPASVRRRYRSLRDSRELRAFLANPLTVVGLALVAAVATAAVIGPIVAPYDPTAQDLAKRLQPPSRTHPFGTDQLGRDLLSRLLYGARISLGIAVAVTGIRLVLGTAIGLIAGYAGGWIDELLMRLVDVQLAFPGLVLALVIAGILDPSLRNVMIALAVVGWASYARVVRGSVLSTKERPFVDAARLMGVSRTRIAVCHLLPNVASPVIVLATLNMGTVVLATTGLSFIGLGAQPPTPEWGTMLSAGRHHLREAWWLANVPGLAIVCTVLGFNLLGDGLRDLLDPKHEANVEKPT, from the coding sequence GTGAGCGGCGACGCCGCGACCCGCGACGCCGACTCGGCGATTCCAGCGAGCGTTCGTCGCCGCTACCGCTCGCTCCGTGACTCCCGCGAGCTCCGGGCCTTCCTCGCGAACCCGCTTACCGTCGTCGGGCTCGCACTCGTCGCGGCCGTGGCGACCGCGGCCGTGATCGGCCCCATTGTCGCCCCCTACGATCCGACCGCCCAGGACCTCGCCAAGCGGCTGCAACCCCCTTCGCGGACCCACCCGTTCGGGACGGACCAGCTCGGCCGGGACCTGCTCTCGCGGCTGCTGTACGGCGCCCGGATCTCGCTCGGCATCGCCGTCGCGGTCACCGGGATCAGGCTCGTCCTTGGAACGGCGATCGGGCTGATCGCGGGCTACGCCGGCGGCTGGATCGACGAGCTGTTGATGCGACTGGTCGACGTCCAGCTCGCCTTCCCCGGGCTGGTGCTCGCGCTGGTGATCGCGGGGATCCTCGACCCCAGCCTCCGCAACGTCATGATCGCGCTCGCGGTCGTCGGCTGGGCCTCCTACGCCCGGGTCGTTCGCGGCAGCGTCCTCTCGACGAAGGAGCGACCGTTCGTCGACGCGGCCCGGCTGATGGGCGTCTCCCGGACCCGGATCGCCGTTTGCCACCTCCTGCCGAACGTCGCCAGTCCGGTGATCGTCCTCGCGACGCTGAACATGGGGACGGTCGTGCTCGCGACGACCGGACTCTCCTTTATCGGACTCGGCGCCCAGCCGCCGACCCCCGAGTGGGGGACGATGCTGTCGGCCGGCCGCCACCACCTCCGGGAGGCCTGGTGGCTGGCGAACGTCCCCGGACTCGCGATCGTATGTACCGTCCTCGGGTTCAACCTTCTCGG